Proteins found in one Streptococcus mitis genomic segment:
- a CDS encoding ABC transporter ATP-binding protein, which produces MAMIEVEHLQKNFVKTVKEPGLKGALRSFIHPEKQTFEAVKDLTFEVPKGQILGFIGANGAGKSTTIKMLTGILKPTSGCCRINGKIPQDNRQDYVKDIGVVFGQRTQLWWDLALQETYTVLKEIYDVPDSLFHKRMDFLNEVLDLKDFIKDPVRTLSLGQRMRADIAASLLHNPKVLFLDEPTIGLDVSVKDNIRRAITQINQEEETTILLTTHDLSDIEQLCDRIFMIDKGQEIFDGTVSQLKETFGKMKTLSFELLPGQSHLVSHYEGLPDMIIDRQGNSLNIEFDSSRYQSADIIKQTLSDFEIRDLKMVDTDIEDIIRRFYRKEL; this is translated from the coding sequence ATGGCAATGATAGAAGTGGAACATCTTCAGAAAAATTTTGTGAAGACTGTTAAGGAACCGGGATTGAAGGGAGCTTTGCGCTCCTTTATTCATCCTGAAAAGCAGACCTTTGAAGCGGTCAAGGATTTGACCTTTGAGGTTCCAAAAGGACAAATTTTAGGATTTATCGGAGCCAATGGTGCTGGGAAGTCGACAACCATCAAAATGTTGACAGGAATTTTAAAGCCGACATCTGGTTGTTGTCGGATTAACGGCAAGATTCCACAGGATAATCGTCAAGATTATGTCAAGGATATTGGCGTAGTTTTTGGACAACGCACCCAGCTATGGTGGGATTTGGCTCTGCAAGAGACCTACACGGTCTTGAAAGAGATTTACGATGTGCCAGATTCGCTCTTCCATAAGCGCATGGACTTTTTGAATGAAGTCTTGGATTTGAAGGATTTTATCAAAGATCCCGTGCGCACTCTTTCACTGGGTCAAAGGATGCGGGCGGATATTGCGGCTTCCTTGCTCCACAATCCCAAGGTTCTCTTTTTAGATGAGCCGACCATTGGTTTGGACGTTTCGGTCAAGGATAACATTCGTCGGGCTATTACCCAGATCAATCAGGAGGAAGAGACTACTATTCTCTTGACCACTCACGACTTGAGTGATATTGAGCAACTTTGTGATCGGATTTTTATGATTGACAAGGGGCAGGAGATTTTTGATGGAACGGTGAGCCAACTCAAGGAAACCTTTGGTAAGATGAAGACACTCTCCTTTGAACTGCTACCAGGTCAAAGTCATCTCGTTTCTCACTACGAGGGTTTGCCTGATATGATCATTGATAGACAAGGAAATAGTCTCAACATTGAATTCGATAGTTCTCGCTACCAGTCAGCTGACATTATCAAGCAAACCCTGTCTGATTTTGAAATCCGCGATTTGAAGATGGTAGATACGGATATTGAGGATATTATCCGTCGCTTTTACCGAAAGGAGCTCTAA
- a CDS encoding N-acetylmuramoyl-L-alanine amidase family protein: MKDNIVSFFQYFLWKRKIKEVHTHSEASVRRTFRSIAQNGFDYYGESVPYGRAKWFIESEKEFYNEFSNTEFEYFGYSPVRSVKEEDFKEYGLLLTQYGIFEKMQIKDQDRCNVQFFPFSNLWKVEVDDNDQLAFYYPYGIIKRLNVTNSLNYVVRELNELIASGYTNDVQAENLNTQLLKIGKKNVNSTTFRRGTEIGVVSWILLSVGDRLHKAQINAMVSAPSGHGHAAEFANNLMDKIKYPFHHVRQTGQDNAKNGADRMVGNQKIQTKYYNNARGTVNAAFESKNDGGMYKYNGMQLEVPKDQYDKAVELFEEKIRQGKVEGVNNPAEAKNIIRKGHITYNEAKLIAKGGNLTSIKFDAIDGAINSLPGVGISFVIVFSQAKWSGAETKDAALMAGKAGLRTLAMGTSIYVASQQFAKIFTKQINDYFGKKITAEVVARRAAPVISFAIIMGPDIFETLVGRISSQQLLKNVAVAGGGMMAGAGAGAVGGAIAGPIGAFAGAIIGGIAGGIGAKAIADQFIEDDRVEMFAQLKEEFIDIVMVISLSQKEFNKIQEDVFNEQLEGLLKDMFQRKENSRTYAKEFVEEKVKSVIKDRKRVELKDIIEAVQVINDIQDSSESGWIQNDGAWYYLNNSGSLARGWIQDNEHWYYLSEDGALVTGWFKYNDVWYYLKDNGAMATGWIQDSGKWYYLNEDGSMVTGWYQVGEIWYYSYSSGELAVNTTIDGYRVNENGECVD, from the coding sequence ATGAAAGATAATATCGTAAGTTTTTTTCAGTATTTTTTATGGAAAAGAAAAATTAAAGAGGTTCATACTCACAGTGAGGCTAGTGTTAGACGAACTTTTAGGTCTATTGCACAGAATGGATTTGATTATTATGGTGAGTCAGTACCTTATGGACGGGCTAAGTGGTTCATTGAGTCAGAAAAAGAATTTTATAATGAATTCTCTAATACTGAATTTGAATATTTTGGTTATTCTCCGGTTAGAAGTGTAAAGGAAGAAGATTTCAAAGAATATGGTTTACTCTTGACCCAGTATGGAATTTTCGAAAAAATGCAAATCAAGGATCAAGACAGATGTAATGTACAATTTTTCCCATTTTCAAATTTATGGAAAGTAGAGGTAGATGATAATGATCAGTTAGCATTTTACTATCCATATGGGATTATTAAGCGTTTGAATGTCACGAATAGTTTGAATTATGTTGTTAGAGAATTGAATGAATTGATTGCCTCTGGTTATACAAATGATGTACAAGCTGAAAATTTAAACACACAGTTATTAAAAATTGGTAAAAAGAATGTTAATTCAACTACCTTTAGAAGAGGAACTGAAATAGGAGTTGTTTCTTGGATTTTATTAAGTGTTGGTGATAGATTACATAAAGCTCAAATAAATGCAATGGTTAGCGCTCCTTCAGGCCATGGACATGCAGCTGAGTTTGCAAATAATCTAATGGATAAGATTAAATATCCATTCCACCATGTAAGACAAACAGGTCAAGATAATGCAAAAAATGGTGCGGATAGAATGGTTGGAAATCAAAAAATTCAAACTAAGTACTATAACAATGCTAGAGGTACTGTAAATGCAGCTTTTGAATCTAAAAACGATGGAGGGATGTATAAGTATAATGGAATGCAATTGGAAGTTCCTAAAGATCAATATGATAAAGCAGTAGAGTTATTTGAAGAAAAAATTAGACAAGGTAAAGTTGAAGGAGTTAATAATCCAGCTGAGGCAAAAAATATCATCAGAAAAGGTCATATTACCTATAATGAAGCAAAATTGATAGCTAAAGGAGGTAATTTGACCTCTATTAAATTTGATGCAATTGATGGAGCTATTAATTCATTACCAGGTGTAGGTATAAGCTTTGTTATTGTCTTTTCTCAGGCTAAATGGTCGGGTGCAGAAACCAAAGATGCAGCTCTAATGGCTGGTAAAGCAGGATTACGAACCCTAGCTATGGGAACTAGTATCTATGTTGCGTCACAGCAATTTGCAAAAATATTTACAAAACAAATTAATGATTATTTTGGAAAAAAAATTACAGCTGAAGTGGTTGCAAGACGAGCTGCGCCAGTGATATCGTTCGCTATTATTATGGGTCCAGATATTTTTGAAACTCTTGTTGGAAGAATTTCTTCCCAGCAGTTATTAAAAAATGTAGCAGTTGCTGGGGGCGGTATGATGGCAGGAGCTGGTGCAGGTGCAGTTGGTGGTGCAATTGCTGGACCAATAGGAGCATTTGCAGGTGCGATTATAGGAGGAATTGCAGGAGGAATAGGAGCAAAAGCAATTGCAGATCAGTTCATAGAAGATGATCGTGTGGAAATGTTTGCTCAATTAAAAGAAGAGTTTATTGATATTGTGATGGTTATTTCGCTATCTCAAAAAGAGTTTAATAAAATTCAAGAAGATGTCTTTAATGAACAATTAGAAGGTTTATTGAAGGATATGTTCCAGAGAAAAGAAAATAGCCGAACTTATGCGAAAGAGTTTGTTGAGGAAAAAGTTAAATCTGTCATAAAAGATAGAAAACGAGTTGAATTGAAGGATATTATTGAGGCTGTTCAAGTAATAAATGATATTCAAGATTCATCGGAATCAGGATGGATACAAAATGATGGCGCTTGGTACTATCTAAATAATAGCGGTTCTTTAGCAAGGGGGTGGATTCAAGATAATGAACATTGGTACTATCTAAGTGAAGATGGAGCCCTGGTAACAGGTTGGTTTAAGTATAATGATGTCTGGTATTACTTGAAAGATAATGGAGCTATGGCGACAGGTTGGATTCAAGATTCAGGAAAATGGTATTATTTAAATGAGGACGGATCAATGGTAACAGGTTGGTACCAAGTTGGCGAAATATGGTATTATTCATATTCTTCAGGAGAACTCGCAGTTAATACTACCATAGACGGGTATAGAGTTAATGAAAATGGAGAATGTGTTGATTAA
- a CDS encoding ABC transporter permease, which produces MVKLWRRYKPFINAGVQELITYRVNFILYRIGDVMGAFVAFYLWKAVFDSSQESLIQGFSMADITLYIIMSFVTNLLTRSDSSFMIGEEVKDGSIIMRLLRPVHFAASYLFTELGSKWLIFISVGLPFLSVIVLMKILSGQGMVEVLGLTVLYLFSLTLAYLINFFFNICFGFSAFVFKNLWGSNLLKTSIVAFMSGSLIPLAFFPKVVADILSFLPFSSLIYTPVMIIVGKYDANQILQALGLQFFWLLVMVGLSQLIWKRVQSFITIQGG; this is translated from the coding sequence ATGGTCAAATTGTGGAGACGTTATAAACCCTTTATCAATGCAGGTGTTCAGGAATTGATTACCTATCGAGTCAACTTTATTCTCTATCGGATCGGCGATGTTATGGGTGCTTTTGTGGCCTTTTATCTCTGGAAGGCTGTCTTTGATTCTTCACAAGAGTCTTTGATTCAGGGCTTCAGTATGGCAGATATCACCCTCTACATCATCATGAGTTTTGTGACCAATCTTCTTACTAGGTCAGATTCTTCCTTTATGATTGGGGAGGAGGTCAAGGATGGTTCCATTATCATGCGCTTGTTGAGACCAGTGCATTTTGCGGCTTCTTACCTCTTTACTGAGCTTGGGTCCAAGTGGTTGATTTTTATTTCTGTTGGACTTCCATTTTTAAGTGTCATTGTTTTGATGAAAATCTTATCTGGGCAAGGGATGGTAGAAGTGCTGGGATTAACTGTCCTTTATCTTTTTAGCTTAACGCTGGCCTATCTGATTAACTTTTTCTTTAATATCTGCTTTGGATTTTCTGCCTTTGTGTTTAAAAATCTATGGGGTTCCAATCTACTCAAGACTTCCATAGTGGCCTTTATGTCTGGGAGTTTAATTCCCTTGGCTTTCTTTCCAAAGGTTGTTGCAGATATTCTGTCCTTCCTGCCTTTTTCATCCTTGATTTACACTCCGGTCATGATTATCGTTGGGAAATATGATGCCAATCAGATTCTTCAGGCGCTCGGTTTGCAGTTTTTCTGGCTCTTAGTGATGGTGGGCTTGTCTCAGTTGATTTGGAAACGAGTCCAGTCATTCATTACCATTCAGGGAGGTTAG
- a CDS encoding class II fructose-bisphosphate aldolase, producing MAIVSAEKFVQAARDNGYAVGGFNTNNLEWTQAILRAAEAKKAPVLIQTSMGAAKYMGGYKVARNLIANLVESMGITVPVAIHLDHGHYEDALECIEVGYTSIMFDGSHLPVEENLKLAKDVVEKAHAKGISVEAEVGTIGGEEDGIIGKGELAPIEDAKAMVATGIDFLAAGIGNIHGPYPANWEGLDLDHLQKLTEALPGFPIVLHGGSGIPDEQIQAAIKLGVAKVNVNTECQIAFANATRKFARDYEANEAEYDKKKLFDPRKFLADGVKAIQASVEERIDVFGSEGKA from the coding sequence ATGGCAATCGTTTCAGCAGAAAAATTTGTCCAAGCAGCTCGTGACAACGGTTATGCAGTTGGTGGATTTAACACAAACAACCTTGAGTGGACTCAAGCTATCTTGCGCGCAGCAGAAGCTAAAAAAGCTCCAGTTTTGATCCAAACTTCAATGGGTGCTGCTAAATACATGGGTGGTTACAAAGTTGCTCGCAACTTGATCGCTAACCTTGTTGAATCAATGGGTATCACTGTACCAGTAGCTATCCACCTTGACCACGGTCACTACGAAGATGCACTTGAGTGTATCGAAGTTGGTTACACTTCAATCATGTTTGACGGTTCACACCTTCCAGTTGAAGAAAACCTTAAATTGGCTAAAGACGTTGTTGAAAAAGCACACGCTAAAGGTATCTCAGTAGAAGCTGAAGTTGGTACTATCGGTGGTGAAGAAGACGGAATCATCGGTAAAGGTGAATTGGCTCCAATCGAAGACGCTAAAGCAATGGTTGCAACTGGTATTGACTTCTTGGCAGCTGGTATCGGTAACATCCACGGTCCTTACCCAGCTAACTGGGAAGGTCTTGACCTTGACCACTTGCAAAAATTGACAGAAGCTCTTCCAGGCTTCCCAATCGTATTGCACGGTGGATCAGGTATTCCTGATGAGCAAATCCAAGCAGCTATCAAACTTGGTGTTGCGAAAGTTAACGTTAACACTGAATGCCAAATCGCATTCGCTAACGCAACTCGTAAATTTGCTCGTGATTACGAAGCAAACGAAGCAGAATACGACAAGAAAAAACTCTTCGACCCACGTAAATTCTTGGCTGACGGTGTAAAAGCTATCCAAGCATCAGTTGAAGAACGTATCGACGTATTCGGTTCAGAAGGTAAAGCTTAA
- a CDS encoding ABC transporter permease — MKKYQRMHLIFIRQYIKQIMEYKVDFVVGVLGVFLTQGLNLLFLNVIFQHIPSLEGWTFQEIAFIYGFSLIPKGLDHLFFDNLWALGQRLVRKGEFDKYLTRPINPLFHILVETFQIDALGELLVGGILLGTTVTSIAWTLPKFLLFLVCIPFATLIYTSLKIATASIAFWTKQSGAMIYIFYMFNDFAKYPISIYNSALRWLISFIVPFAFTAYYPASYFLQDKDVIFNIGGLMLISLAFFVISLKLWDRGLDAYESAGS; from the coding sequence ATGAAAAAATATCAGCGTATGCATCTGATTTTTATCAGACAATATATCAAGCAAATCATGGAATACAAGGTGGATTTTGTAGTTGGTGTGCTGGGAGTTTTTTTGACCCAAGGCTTGAACCTCTTGTTTCTCAATGTCATCTTTCAGCATATCCCCTCGCTAGAAGGTTGGACTTTTCAAGAAATTGCCTTTATCTATGGTTTTTCCTTGATTCCCAAGGGACTGGACCATCTCTTTTTTGATAATCTCTGGGCGTTAGGGCAACGCTTGGTGAGAAAAGGTGAGTTTGACAAGTATCTGACTCGTCCTATCAATCCGCTCTTCCATATACTCGTTGAGACCTTTCAGATTGATGCCTTGGGCGAGCTCTTGGTCGGTGGTATTTTATTGGGAACAACAGTGACCAGCATTGCTTGGACGCTTCCAAAATTCCTGCTTTTCCTAGTTTGTATTCCTTTTGCGACCTTGATTTATACTTCCTTGAAAATCGCGACAGCTAGTATCGCTTTTTGGACCAAGCAGTCGGGCGCCATGATTTATATTTTCTATATGTTCAATGATTTTGCCAAGTATCCGATTTCGATTTACAATTCAGCTCTTCGTTGGTTGATTAGCTTTATCGTGCCTTTTGCTTTTACGGCCTACTATCCTGCCAGCTATTTCTTGCAGGACAAGGATGTAATCTTTAACATCGGAGGTTTGATGTTGATTTCTCTGGCTTTCTTTGTCATTTCCCTTAAACTTTGGGATAGGGGCTTAGATGCCTACGAAAGTGCAGGTTCTTAA